In Alteromonas sp. V450, the following proteins share a genomic window:
- the proB gene encoding glutamate 5-kinase, whose product MSHPNWKRVVIKVGSALISPNQQGCSSHYLLSIAQFIVRCRANGTQVVLVSSGSVAAGAHLFPEQEKSDIAVKKAMAAAGQTEMIATWDRLFDFPSAQMLLTHADLRDRERYVSIRETIFSLLDNNILPIVNENDTVTTDKLKVGDNDNLSAMVASAAEADALIICSDIDGLYDKNPHEHDDAKLLKSVNTIDQSIYDMAGGAVKGGVGTGGMRTKIEAAEKAVSHGIDTYIINGFTELSFNMLLAGENPGTHFVPHAKPMQENVHWMRHTSNAQGEVIVEGDFDASLDSDAEQLTSSEIIDVKGEFSVGDTILVRKEDGTKLVKAKSNYSSCLLNFIANQENEEFAHEFEEKTGPIISDQHIANLEKE is encoded by the coding sequence ATGAGTCATCCTAATTGGAAACGCGTAGTCATCAAAGTAGGTAGCGCATTAATATCGCCCAACCAACAAGGTTGTAGCAGCCACTACCTCTTAAGTATTGCGCAATTTATCGTGCGATGCAGGGCCAACGGTACACAAGTTGTACTCGTGTCTTCTGGTTCTGTTGCAGCAGGTGCGCATCTGTTTCCAGAGCAAGAGAAGTCAGATATTGCGGTTAAAAAGGCAATGGCGGCAGCGGGTCAAACTGAAATGATCGCCACATGGGACAGACTGTTCGATTTTCCGTCTGCTCAGATGCTATTGACCCATGCTGACCTGCGAGATAGAGAGCGTTACGTGAGTATTCGTGAAACGATATTTAGTTTGTTAGACAACAACATTCTGCCTATCGTGAATGAAAACGATACCGTTACCACCGACAAATTGAAAGTGGGTGATAACGATAATCTATCGGCCATGGTGGCGTCGGCAGCTGAAGCAGATGCACTTATTATCTGTTCAGACATTGATGGGTTATACGACAAGAACCCGCATGAACATGATGACGCGAAATTGCTTAAGTCAGTTAATACCATTGACCAAAGCATTTACGACATGGCTGGTGGTGCGGTTAAAGGCGGTGTTGGCACCGGCGGTATGCGCACGAAGATTGAGGCGGCCGAAAAAGCCGTTTCGCATGGTATAGATACATATATTATTAACGGCTTCACTGAACTGTCGTTTAATATGCTGCTAGCCGGTGAAAACCCGGGCACGCATTTCGTACCTCATGCCAAGCCAATGCAGGAAAACGTGCATTGGATGCGCCATACGTCGAACGCGCAGGGCGAGGTAATAGTAGAAGGGGACTTTGATGCCTCTTTAGACAGCGACGCAGAGCAACTGACAAGTAGCGAAATTATAGACGTGAAAGGTGAGTTCTCGGTGGGCGACACTATTTTAGTACGTAAAGAAGACGGTACTAAACTGGTGAAAGCCAAGTCGAACTACAGTAGCTGTTTACTGAATTTTATTGCGAATCAGGAAAATGAAGAATTCGCCCATGAGTTTGAGGAAAAAACCGGGCCAATTATTTCTGATCAGCACATAGCAAATCTGGAGAAAGAATGA
- a CDS encoding HNH endonuclease → MLVLRLNKAGMPQEWIDVEQAAKLYSQDKVLFELGSDAITLKGGWNHEGLQSQLTLSSIIACDGKVTDLSGKVALTNRYLFRRDSYLCLYCGNKFTPKQLTRDHIIPRSRGGKDNWTNVATACQRCNHAKGAKTPEEANMPLLAIPFRPNVYERFYLMNRRILADQMAFLQGHFTSHRAWTCMD, encoded by the coding sequence ATGTTGGTACTTCGACTTAATAAAGCAGGCATGCCACAAGAGTGGATAGATGTTGAACAAGCCGCAAAGCTTTACAGTCAAGATAAAGTGCTATTTGAACTAGGTAGCGATGCGATAACGCTTAAAGGGGGCTGGAATCACGAAGGGCTACAAAGCCAACTTACGCTGTCGAGCATTATTGCGTGCGACGGCAAGGTGACAGATTTATCTGGCAAAGTTGCGCTTACTAATCGTTATTTGTTCAGGCGTGATAGCTATTTGTGTTTGTACTGCGGCAATAAGTTTACGCCAAAACAACTAACCCGAGACCACATAATCCCCCGCTCTCGTGGCGGAAAAGATAACTGGACGAACGTCGCCACTGCCTGCCAGCGTTGCAATCACGCAAAAGGCGCGAAAACGCCAGAAGAAGCCAACATGCCCTTATTAGCAATACCCTTCAGGCCAAATGTGTACGAGCGTTTTTATTTAATGAATAGGCGTATATTGGCTGATCAAATGGCATTTTTACAAGGCCACTTCACCAGCCACAGAGCCTGGACGTGTATGGACTAA
- a CDS encoding glutamate-5-semialdehyde dehydrogenase: protein MSIITELAQQAKKAARTLAILSESQKNAVLTDMAAAIRANKSKIIEVNEKEVARAKENNLDAAMVDRLILDDERIESMAEGIEVIVKLDDPVGKERVIGTRPNGIEIKKMRIPLGVVCMIYEARPNVTADAGALCFKSGNAVILRGGKEALDTSLAIAELMQDVLEKHNLPKALVTVVPNPDRALMQELMEQRNYIDVIIPRGGEGLINYVTDNAKVPVIQHFKGVCHLYVDKDANLDKAMALLLNGKTQRTGVCNALEGLVVHQAVAGDFLPKVAEAFVEKGVKVHVNEKGSQYFEGANVIAEDAYGEEYLGLEIAIRVVDDFDAAVDHIAQFGSNHTEVICTEDAEKGRLFQRAVDASVVMVNASSRFSDGSQLGLGAEIGIATTKLHAYGPMGLESLTSEKYLVNGEGQIRD from the coding sequence ATGAGCATTATTACAGAGTTAGCACAACAGGCAAAAAAAGCTGCACGTACACTGGCAATTTTAAGTGAGAGCCAGAAAAACGCGGTGTTAACTGATATGGCCGCGGCAATTCGTGCAAATAAAAGCAAAATTATTGAAGTAAACGAAAAGGAAGTAGCGCGCGCTAAAGAAAATAACTTAGACGCAGCGATGGTTGACCGCTTAATCCTTGACGATGAGCGCATTGAATCAATGGCTGAAGGGATCGAAGTTATTGTTAAACTTGATGATCCAGTGGGTAAAGAGCGCGTTATCGGTACACGTCCAAACGGTATTGAGATTAAGAAAATGCGCATACCGCTTGGTGTTGTGTGCATGATATATGAAGCACGACCTAATGTTACTGCCGACGCAGGCGCGCTGTGCTTTAAATCGGGCAACGCAGTAATATTACGCGGTGGTAAAGAAGCACTTGATACCAGCTTAGCTATTGCTGAGCTAATGCAAGACGTACTTGAAAAGCACAATTTGCCAAAAGCGCTGGTAACGGTTGTTCCGAATCCAGATCGCGCACTTATGCAAGAACTGATGGAACAACGCAACTACATTGATGTAATTATTCCTCGTGGTGGTGAAGGCCTTATTAACTATGTGACTGATAACGCTAAGGTGCCAGTTATTCAACACTTTAAAGGTGTGTGTCATCTTTATGTAGACAAAGATGCAAATTTAGATAAAGCGATGGCGCTACTTCTAAACGGTAAGACACAACGCACCGGCGTGTGTAATGCACTAGAAGGCTTAGTTGTGCATCAAGCGGTTGCAGGTGATTTTCTGCCAAAAGTGGCTGAGGCGTTTGTAGAAAAAGGCGTAAAGGTTCACGTTAACGAAAAAGGCAGCCAGTATTTTGAAGGCGCTAACGTCATTGCTGAAGATGCATACGGTGAAGAGTACCTTGGCCTGGAAATCGCAATTCGCGTAGTAGATGATTTTGACGCAGCCGTTGACCACATTGCACAGTTCGGTAGTAACCATACTGAAGTAATTTGTACTGAAGATGCTGAAAAAGGCAGGCTGTTCCAACGCGCGGTTGATGCAAGTGTTGTCATGGTGAACGCGTCTTCACGTTTTTCTGATGGCAGTCAGCTTGGATTAGGCGCTGAAATTGGTATTGCAACAACCAAGCTACATGCGTACGGCCCAATGGGTTTAGAATCGCTGACCTCAGAGAAATACTTAGTGAACGGTGAAGGTCAAATTCGCGACTAA
- a CDS encoding AAA family ATPase, producing the protein MSHKVADVFGVKSTLIKSYIERDAVDEKFKGALQDGNEVIVYGSSKQGKTSLILKHLSEDQYVKVECSPQTQPIDIYKSILRQLDIVYVESESSESASEHGGKINAGFKIKIPFLGDTNTTAEVSDKDSKKRSETTKYIEYNLALAQDVSELLKKFEVSKFIVIENFHYLELSVQETLAYDLRVFQDHHLIFIVLGIWREANRLIQFNGDLLDRVTEVPVEPWESEDFLRVIEKGEKLLNVDFSEVKGQLISDSFDSVGVVQEICKHCCILAGAENPHTETIAITQDILNKALEIKAQEYGVRHIRNFEAFVDIARRTSNQSGKKSLAFPYYFIKLLLTHKFENIEKGLSRAVLLDEIRKVHHRPDDVRSGDLGAFLHNLTEHQIAKKIQPPFVDYDRGGKILKIIDSSLYFFLKHCDREEILEDIPNPIDD; encoded by the coding sequence ATGTCGCACAAGGTAGCGGACGTATTTGGTGTAAAAAGCACACTAATAAAATCATATATAGAAAGGGATGCCGTAGACGAAAAGTTTAAAGGCGCATTGCAAGACGGAAATGAAGTCATAGTCTACGGTTCTTCTAAGCAAGGGAAAACATCACTAATCTTAAAGCACCTAAGTGAAGACCAATATGTAAAAGTAGAGTGTTCGCCTCAGACACAACCGATTGATATCTATAAGTCAATTTTGAGACAGCTCGATATTGTATATGTTGAATCTGAATCATCAGAGTCTGCGTCTGAACATGGAGGTAAAATTAATGCCGGTTTTAAAATTAAAATTCCATTTCTAGGTGATACAAACACTACCGCTGAAGTTTCAGATAAAGATTCTAAAAAAAGAAGTGAAACGACTAAATATATTGAATATAACTTGGCACTTGCGCAAGACGTATCGGAGTTATTAAAAAAGTTTGAAGTAAGTAAGTTCATAGTTATTGAGAATTTTCACTATTTAGAACTATCCGTACAAGAAACTCTTGCTTATGATTTACGAGTATTCCAAGATCATCATCTAATTTTTATTGTGTTAGGGATATGGCGAGAAGCAAATAGGCTAATTCAGTTCAATGGTGATTTACTAGACCGAGTAACAGAAGTTCCGGTTGAACCTTGGGAGTCTGAAGACTTCCTTAGAGTTATTGAAAAAGGTGAAAAGCTTCTTAATGTTGATTTTAGTGAAGTGAAAGGTCAACTAATTTCTGATTCATTCGATAGTGTAGGGGTTGTACAGGAGATTTGTAAACACTGCTGTATTCTCGCAGGTGCAGAAAATCCTCATACTGAAACAATAGCTATTACTCAAGATATTTTAAATAAGGCTCTCGAAATTAAAGCTCAAGAGTATGGTGTACGCCACATAAGAAATTTTGAAGCATTTGTTGATATTGCGCGCAGAACAAGTAATCAAAGTGGGAAAAAGTCACTTGCATTCCCTTACTATTTTATAAAACTGTTACTAACTCACAAATTTGAAAATATTGAAAAGGGGTTGTCTCGAGCGGTATTACTGGATGAAATAAGAAAGGTACACCATAGGCCCGACGATGTAAGATCCGGTGATTTAGGTGCTTTTCTGCATAATTTGACCGAGCATCAAATAGCTAAAAAAATTCAACCTCCATTCGTCGATTATGATCGTGGTGGAAAAATTCTAAAAATAATAGACTCGTCTTTATATTTCTTTCTGAAACACTGTGATCGAGAGGAAATACTAGAAGACATTCCAAACCCTATTGATGACTAA
- a CDS encoding mechanosensitive ion channel family protein, whose translation MEIVIDPTQLWNQLVAFATEYKLLTSLLLLIVLHFIKKGMLLLIRRISSQRGEDRRNQINILEQLGNAFIIVVLMIVWSSEIQTLAISIAAFMVAIVLATREFIQCFMGFIYYLGARPFRVGDWIQMNNIIGEVVEMDWAKTALLEVDPESFNYTGKHVYVPNSQLVTQTVRNLNFMRRYRLHSFEIVNEPTVNAYSLLPAFHARAQAHCEYFRDVAERYKGLIERHLEQEFIRIDPEVEIKTNELAKVVVKVSLFCPTAEAHELEHKMCSDWLSLWFKAQKEEQRQLHAQQADTSSTQNQNKALPEGPITTSGAL comes from the coding sequence ATGGAGATTGTGATAGACCCTACTCAGTTATGGAATCAGCTTGTAGCCTTTGCCACTGAGTACAAATTGCTGACGTCGCTACTACTTTTAATTGTATTGCATTTTATAAAAAAAGGTATGCTGCTGCTGATAAGACGAATTAGTTCTCAGCGTGGTGAAGACAGAAGAAATCAAATCAATATTTTAGAGCAGTTAGGCAACGCCTTTATCATTGTGGTGCTTATGATAGTGTGGAGCTCTGAAATACAAACCCTAGCAATATCTATTGCGGCATTTATGGTGGCTATTGTGCTAGCCACTCGTGAGTTTATTCAGTGTTTTATGGGGTTTATCTACTATTTGGGCGCTCGCCCGTTTAGGGTAGGCGACTGGATCCAAATGAATAACATCATTGGTGAAGTGGTGGAAATGGACTGGGCAAAAACAGCGCTATTAGAAGTTGACCCTGAAAGTTTTAACTACACGGGTAAACACGTATACGTACCTAACAGTCAACTTGTTACGCAAACTGTACGTAACCTTAACTTTATGCGCCGCTACCGTTTACACTCGTTTGAAATTGTTAACGAGCCTACGGTAAATGCCTATAGCTTATTACCCGCTTTTCACGCCCGTGCACAAGCGCATTGTGAATACTTTCGTGACGTTGCAGAGCGCTATAAAGGCTTAATTGAACGTCATTTAGAGCAAGAGTTTATTCGCATTGACCCCGAGGTAGAAATTAAAACCAATGAACTGGCAAAAGTAGTGGTAAAGGTAAGCTTGTTTTGCCCTACAGCTGAAGCCCATGAATTAGAACACAAAATGTGTTCAGACTGGTTGAGCCTGTGGTTTAAGGCGCAAAAAGAAGAACAGCGGCAGCTGCATGCGCAGCAAGCCGACACATCTTCGACCCAAAACCAAAATAAAGCGCTTCCTGAAGGGCCAATAACCACAAGCGGTGCGCTATAA
- the pnp gene encoding polyribonucleotide nucleotidyltransferase gives MTPITKSFQYGQHTVTLETGVIARQATAAVLASMDDTSVLVTVVGKKEAKADQDFFPLTVNYQEKAYAAGKIPGGFFKREGRPSEGETLIARLIDRPIRPLFPEGFKNEVQVVVTVMSANPDIPTDIISMIGTSAALAISGIPFNGPIGAARVGFSNGEYILNTRNEEQAESELDLVVAGTEGAVLMVESEASVLSEETMLGAVMFGHEQMQTVVNAVNEFAAEVGTEKWDWTPEAENTALKDKVKALAEAEMTAAYQISDKLERKDAVTAATEKALEAILAEDEEQDKKEVLDLLHDLESDVVRSRILSGAPRIDGRDPAMIRALDVATGILPRTHGSALFTRGETQALVAATLGTERDAQMIDELQGKRDSRFMLHYNFPPYCVGETGMIGSPKRREIGHGRLAKRGIQAVMPSEEEFPYVVRVVSEITESNGSSSMASVCGTSLALMDAGVPIKASVAGIAMGLVKSDDNFVVLSDILGDEDHLGDMDFKVAGTTDGITALQMDIKIEGITKEIMQIALKQAKEARLHILKTMDEAIGGHREELSEFAPRIYTMKIDQDKIRDVIGKGGAMIRQITEESDTNIEIEDDGTIKIFATERAKADIAISKIEQVTAEIEVGKTYNGKITRIVDFGAFVEVLPGKEGLVHISQIAHERVNKVTDYLEEGQMVDVKVMEIDRQNRVRLSIKELLEKPAPKSDDAE, from the coding sequence GTGACTCCTATTACTAAATCATTTCAGTATGGACAGCATACTGTAACTCTAGAGACGGGCGTAATTGCTCGTCAGGCAACAGCTGCGGTTCTTGCGAGCATGGACGACACGTCTGTACTGGTAACAGTAGTTGGTAAAAAAGAAGCCAAAGCAGATCAGGACTTCTTCCCACTTACTGTTAACTACCAAGAAAAAGCGTACGCTGCGGGTAAAATTCCAGGTGGTTTCTTCAAGCGTGAAGGTCGTCCATCTGAAGGTGAAACACTGATTGCACGTCTTATCGACCGCCCAATCCGCCCATTATTCCCTGAAGGCTTCAAAAACGAAGTACAAGTTGTTGTAACTGTAATGTCTGCTAACCCAGATATTCCTACAGACATCATCTCTATGATTGGTACTTCTGCAGCCCTTGCTATCTCTGGTATTCCTTTCAACGGCCCAATTGGTGCGGCACGTGTTGGTTTTAGCAACGGCGAATACATTCTAAACACACGCAACGAAGAGCAAGCGGAAAGCGAGCTAGACCTTGTTGTTGCGGGTACAGAAGGCGCAGTACTTATGGTTGAATCAGAAGCAAGCGTGCTTTCTGAAGAAACTATGCTTGGTGCGGTTATGTTTGGTCACGAGCAAATGCAAACTGTGGTTAACGCGGTTAACGAATTTGCTGCTGAAGTTGGCACTGAGAAGTGGGACTGGACACCAGAAGCAGAAAACACTGCGCTTAAAGATAAAGTTAAAGCACTAGCTGAAGCTGAAATGACAGCGGCTTATCAGATTTCTGACAAGCTAGAGCGTAAAGACGCGGTAACTGCTGCGACCGAAAAAGCACTAGAAGCAATCCTTGCTGAAGACGAAGAACAAGACAAGAAAGAAGTACTAGACCTTCTTCACGACCTTGAGTCTGATGTAGTTCGTTCGCGCATTCTATCTGGCGCACCGCGTATTGACGGTCGTGACCCAGCGATGATCCGTGCACTAGACGTTGCTACTGGCATTCTTCCACGTACTCACGGTTCTGCACTATTCACCCGTGGTGAAACGCAGGCACTAGTAGCTGCTACACTAGGTACAGAGCGTGACGCACAAATGATTGACGAGCTTCAAGGTAAGCGCGACAGCCGTTTCATGCTTCACTATAACTTCCCTCCATACTGTGTTGGTGAAACCGGTATGATTGGCTCGCCTAAGCGTCGTGAAATTGGTCACGGTCGTCTAGCGAAGCGTGGTATTCAAGCAGTAATGCCAAGCGAAGAAGAATTCCCGTACGTAGTACGTGTGGTTTCTGAAATCACAGAATCTAATGGTTCATCTTCAATGGCATCGGTATGTGGTACTTCACTAGCGCTTATGGATGCAGGTGTACCAATTAAAGCGTCTGTTGCGGGTATCGCAATGGGTCTTGTTAAGAGCGACGACAACTTTGTTGTACTTTCAGACATACTTGGTGACGAAGATCACCTTGGTGATATGGACTTTAAAGTAGCGGGTACTACCGACGGTATTACTGCACTTCAAATGGACATTAAGATTGAAGGTATCACTAAAGAAATCATGCAAATTGCGCTTAAACAAGCAAAAGAAGCACGTTTGCACATTCTTAAGACCATGGACGAAGCTATTGGCGGTCACCGTGAAGAGCTAAGTGAATTTGCTCCACGCATTTACACAATGAAGATTGACCAAGACAAGATCCGTGACGTTATCGGTAAAGGCGGCGCAATGATCCGTCAAATTACTGAAGAGTCTGACACTAACATTGAGATTGAAGACGACGGTACTATCAAAATCTTCGCGACAGAGCGTGCGAAAGCAGACATCGCTATTAGCAAGATTGAGCAAGTGACGGCTGAAATTGAAGTGGGTAAGACTTACAACGGTAAGATTACACGTATTGTAGACTTCGGTGCGTTTGTAGAAGTACTTCCTGGTAAAGAAGGTCTTGTTCACATTTCACAAATCGCTCACGAGCGTGTGAACAAAGTAACCGACTACCTAGAAGAAGGCCAAATGGTTGACGTTAAGGTTATGGAAATCGATCGCCAAAACCGTGTACGTTTAAGCATTAAAGAGCTTCTAGAAAAGCCTGCGCCTAAGTCTGACGACGCAGAGTAA
- a CDS encoding translation initiation factor IF-2 N-terminal domain-containing protein, which translates to MRKEFCWYFPVSDGDLNDIWGRGLLTVDANVLLDLYRYHESTRNTLINSLKEFNGRLWLSRQAAEEFIWNRTNVIISSEKTFKQAKDEVEKLKGNLESTLSQLKGNRIIPDDIASGLLDRINPAIDEALLKISDSKSNYPKYLVNDPILDDLTTMFDQAVGEDFAKELMPELLKEAEYRKENKLPPGYMDDGKDGDRKYGDFFLWKQILEKSKNDNTPIIFVTSERKEDWWEKISGKTIGPRPELLREASEVSSQRIIMYQTDRFLEYASQRSGSVVDSNAVDEIRAVDLLRSDSEYAVELVEHNITSRSETSQEGILVLNLMRPVKNLTGSGFFDPQMNNVPTVDVSLESAPDELRGYKLRAGAGTKFNFNLHVISADRDYPLPVGQYVLKYTASCGGSEKDLVTVKDLAKAIGVSSKKLVKQFLEAGVNVADEEDKVSVKQKSQLLRFLKSSQN; encoded by the coding sequence ATGAGGAAAGAATTTTGCTGGTATTTTCCAGTATCGGACGGTGATCTTAATGATATTTGGGGAAGAGGCCTTTTGACAGTTGATGCAAATGTATTACTTGATTTGTATAGGTATCATGAAAGCACCCGCAATACCTTGATCAATAGCTTGAAGGAATTTAACGGGCGTTTATGGTTATCAAGACAAGCTGCGGAAGAGTTTATTTGGAATAGAACTAATGTAATTATATCTTCAGAGAAGACATTTAAGCAGGCAAAGGATGAGGTGGAGAAGCTTAAAGGCAATCTTGAGTCCACTCTATCCCAGCTAAAAGGGAATAGGATTATTCCAGACGATATAGCCAGTGGTCTCTTGGACAGGATAAATCCTGCCATAGATGAGGCCCTTCTAAAAATCTCTGACTCCAAATCTAATTATCCAAAATACTTGGTAAACGACCCCATTCTTGATGATTTAACAACTATGTTCGATCAGGCGGTTGGGGAGGACTTCGCTAAAGAATTAATGCCTGAATTACTAAAAGAGGCTGAATACCGGAAAGAAAATAAACTACCGCCAGGTTACATGGATGACGGAAAAGATGGAGACCGAAAATATGGTGATTTTTTCTTATGGAAGCAAATATTGGAAAAGTCTAAAAATGATAATACGCCAATCATATTTGTAACTTCAGAAAGAAAGGAAGATTGGTGGGAAAAAATTTCAGGGAAGACTATTGGCCCTAGACCAGAGTTGCTCAGGGAAGCCTCTGAGGTTAGCAGCCAAAGAATTATCATGTACCAAACCGATCGTTTTCTAGAGTACGCATCTCAAAGATCAGGAAGCGTTGTTGACTCAAATGCGGTTGATGAAATTAGAGCTGTTGATTTGCTTCGCTCTGACTCTGAGTATGCCGTAGAGTTGGTAGAGCACAACATAACCTCCCGATCAGAAACCTCACAAGAGGGAATTCTCGTGCTTAACTTGATGCGACCCGTGAAAAATCTTACGGGAAGTGGTTTTTTTGATCCACAAATGAATAATGTCCCAACTGTAGATGTATCGCTTGAGTCCGCTCCTGATGAATTAAGGGGGTACAAGCTAAGAGCAGGTGCTGGAACTAAATTTAATTTCAATTTACACGTCATTAGTGCTGATCGTGACTACCCATTACCTGTAGGTCAGTACGTATTAAAGTACACGGCAAGTTGTGGCGGTTCTGAAAAAGATCTTGTAACGGTGAAAGATCTAGCCAAAGCAATTGGTGTTTCATCTAAAAAGCTCGTTAAGCAGTTTTTAGAGGCAGGGGTGAATGTCGCAGATGAAGAAGATAAGGTCTCAGTAAAACAAAAGTCGCAACTGCTAAGATTTTTAAAAAGCAGCCAGAATTAA
- a CDS encoding DUF1244 domain-containing protein, producing the protein MDKQTQTEVEAAVFRRLVEHLDANKDVQNIDLMILADFCRNCLAKWYSAAASEQGADIDYEAAREVVYKMPYSEWKEKHQLPATDEQLEKLAARQGK; encoded by the coding sequence ATGGATAAGCAAACGCAAACCGAAGTAGAAGCAGCGGTATTCCGCCGCTTAGTAGAACACCTAGACGCAAACAAAGACGTACAGAACATCGACCTAATGATTTTGGCGGATTTTTGCCGTAACTGCCTGGCAAAGTGGTATTCAGCAGCTGCGAGCGAGCAGGGCGCTGATATCGACTACGAAGCCGCACGCGAAGTGGTATACAAAATGCCGTATTCAGAGTGGAAAGAGAAGCACCAGTTACCGGCTACTGATGAGCAGTTGGAGAAGCTGGCTGCTAGGCAGGGAAAGTAG